Proteins encoded by one window of Synechococcus sp. WH 7805:
- a CDS encoding phycobilisome rod-core linker polypeptide: MTVTASSGSPRVSPQLYDTLPLSSVRQAEQQDRFPDLGELDSLITFFRSGNDRLEASRVIAANAESIVARAANRIFVGGTPLSFLESPLTTGEDRKSGDGTPLAADQVAFEQSVRTFTGDSGTTRRGNFLSRLLEGTGGDADVRVVLPTGFNPISVAKYGPAFMRKSVRDMGWFLRYVGYALVAGDPSILSVNTRGLRDILLKNCSLTATNVALQEMRAASAQLLRELPEARRLTIDCFNVLLQELAVATPSTRQKPGSAVRQGLQLPAIYALAAESAQRFEMRPGLSGAEKAEVVKAAYRQVFERDIAKGYSQTPCRAEASQLLQGKISMREFIRALGRSKEYRTQFYGRFVNSRVVELAYRHFLGRGISSLEEFRKAFSIVSSQGLNGLVDVLVNGSEYAQTFGEETVPYLRDLGEEAQESAGWGSNRRLFRFSAPFEGAPQYVTLYASYRQPLGDQHVYGGGNDPVGNQYGAIFPSSTASVATRPAPFGYDTRRLLVSNGMAQPGQMDSPQFRGSRPRKVGPRVMRLQQIATGGAAVPRRGGQPSIRNTESSTQAVIKAVYVQVLGTAGYAGERLSSEEARLENGDISLRDFVRSVARSNAFRRRYWEGLYITKAIEVMHRRLLGRPTFGRWEIDALFDTAARQGFYGLVDALINGQDYKDCFGEDTVPYERYITPADLNTRRAPALRRPIDLKAVVDLAMGRRPDSIRDDRLRTTNDVTNRNLKGQTQNIAGQWRADVGSMPASQWTALMRRRPQRGTTTSGSAEEGANSWSRTLDSRLTRTIQQDQGKTGLPAALQVGNALGFQRRSGLPVKLSLPVNPSESELREVADATYRQLLNRVPLESERLITSESRLRDGQIDLEGFVAAVATSEAFLERLSRMAPLRAATAATMALVGRASTPAETSRFLVVRAESGQSAAVQELLELRSKLGFEPSEVPDLRGLNSQPGVPQSTLTRTASLYSGNAGLTPPPRQSL, from the coding sequence ATGACAGTGACCGCCAGCAGCGGCAGCCCAAGGGTTTCCCCCCAGCTGTACGACACACTGCCGCTCTCCAGCGTTCGCCAAGCGGAGCAGCAGGATCGTTTCCCCGACTTGGGGGAGCTGGACTCGCTCATCACTTTTTTCCGTAGCGGAAACGACAGGCTCGAAGCCTCACGGGTCATCGCTGCGAATGCCGAGTCGATCGTGGCCCGTGCAGCCAACAGAATCTTCGTGGGCGGCACCCCTCTGTCCTTCCTTGAGAGCCCTCTCACAACAGGAGAGGATCGAAAGTCAGGCGATGGAACACCCCTGGCCGCGGATCAAGTCGCCTTTGAGCAATCGGTCCGTACCTTCACCGGAGACAGCGGAACCACCAGGCGCGGCAACTTTCTCTCCAGACTTCTGGAAGGAACAGGCGGTGATGCCGATGTGCGCGTGGTACTCCCCACCGGGTTCAACCCCATCAGCGTGGCCAAATACGGCCCGGCGTTCATGCGCAAATCCGTGCGCGACATGGGCTGGTTTCTCCGATATGTGGGCTATGCCCTTGTTGCAGGAGACCCGAGCATTCTCTCGGTGAACACCCGGGGACTTCGCGACATTCTTCTGAAAAACTGCTCGCTGACGGCGACCAATGTGGCGCTGCAGGAGATGCGTGCCGCGTCTGCCCAGCTGCTTCGAGAGCTTCCGGAAGCTCGCCGTCTCACCATCGACTGCTTCAACGTTCTCTTACAGGAACTGGCCGTCGCCACACCATCAACTCGGCAGAAGCCTGGAAGTGCCGTACGGCAGGGTCTGCAGCTGCCGGCGATCTATGCCCTAGCCGCCGAGTCAGCCCAGCGTTTTGAAATGCGACCCGGTCTATCCGGTGCTGAAAAAGCAGAGGTGGTGAAAGCCGCGTATCGACAAGTTTTTGAACGGGACATCGCCAAGGGCTACTCCCAAACACCCTGTCGCGCTGAGGCAAGCCAGCTCTTGCAGGGCAAGATCTCAATGCGCGAATTCATTCGCGCTCTGGGCCGAAGCAAGGAATATCGAACTCAGTTCTACGGACGTTTTGTCAACAGTCGCGTCGTGGAATTGGCTTACCGCCATTTTCTCGGCCGCGGCATCAGTTCTCTCGAAGAATTCCGCAAAGCCTTTTCCATCGTCAGTTCTCAAGGTCTGAACGGACTCGTTGATGTCCTCGTTAACGGCAGTGAGTACGCCCAGACCTTTGGAGAGGAAACAGTTCCCTATCTGCGCGATCTCGGCGAAGAAGCCCAGGAAAGTGCGGGCTGGGGATCAAACCGTCGCTTGTTCCGGTTCAGCGCACCCTTCGAGGGGGCGCCTCAGTACGTCACCCTCTACGCCTCCTATCGCCAGCCTCTCGGGGATCAGCATGTCTACGGCGGAGGGAATGATCCCGTTGGCAACCAATACGGCGCGATCTTCCCCTCGTCAACGGCTTCGGTCGCAACGCGACCGGCACCCTTTGGTTACGACACCCGCCGACTGCTGGTCAGCAATGGCATGGCCCAGCCGGGTCAGATGGACAGCCCGCAATTCCGGGGAAGCCGCCCTCGCAAGGTCGGCCCAAGGGTCATGCGCCTCCAGCAGATCGCAACGGGTGGCGCCGCCGTTCCTCGCCGAGGGGGCCAGCCCAGCATTCGCAACACCGAATCCTCCACCCAGGCTGTGATCAAAGCGGTTTACGTGCAGGTTCTCGGAACAGCCGGCTACGCAGGAGAGCGACTCAGCTCAGAAGAAGCTCGACTCGAAAACGGAGATATCAGCCTGCGCGACTTCGTGCGATCCGTTGCCCGCTCTAACGCGTTCCGTCGTCGCTACTGGGAAGGTCTCTACATCACTAAAGCCATCGAAGTGATGCATCGCAGACTTCTGGGGCGACCCACCTTTGGTCGGTGGGAAATTGATGCTCTGTTTGATACCGCTGCCCGACAAGGCTTCTACGGTCTCGTTGATGCATTGATCAACGGACAGGATTACAAGGATTGCTTTGGTGAGGACACCGTTCCCTACGAGCGATACATCACGCCAGCTGATCTGAACACGCGCCGGGCGCCCGCCCTGCGACGCCCCATCGATCTCAAAGCTGTTGTCGACTTGGCCATGGGACGTCGTCCAGATTCAATCCGGGACGATCGCCTGCGCACAACGAACGATGTCACCAATAGAAATCTGAAGGGTCAAACGCAAAACATTGCTGGTCAGTGGCGTGCGGACGTGGGTTCCATGCCAGCGTCCCAGTGGACGGCGTTGATGCGTCGCCGCCCACAGCGGGGCACGACGACATCAGGCTCTGCCGAGGAAGGCGCCAATTCCTGGAGTCGCACGCTCGACTCACGACTGACCCGAACCATCCAACAGGACCAGGGCAAGACAGGGCTTCCAGCGGCTTTACAGGTGGGGAACGCACTGGGCTTCCAGCGTCGCTCCGGACTGCCCGTGAAGCTCTCGCTCCCTGTCAATCCAAGCGAATCGGAGCTGAGAGAAGTTGCTGATGCCACGTATCGGCAGCTTCTTAACCGAGTGCCTCTTGAAAGCGAACGGCTCATCACCAGCGAATCCCGACTGAGAGATGGCCAGATCGATCTCGAGGGATTCGTAGCAGCGGTCGCCACGAGTGAAGCGTTCCTGGAGAGACTGTCCAGAATGGCGCCTCTACGCGCTGCCACCGCAGCGACGATGGCGCTGGTTGGCAGGGCATCCACTCCAGCAGAAACGAGTCGTTTCCTGGTCGTGAGAGCCGAATCAGGGCAAAGCGCAGCCGTTCAGGAGTTGCTCGAGCTTCGCTCCAAGCTGGGATTTGAGCCTTCTGAGGTTCCTGACCTCCGGGGTCTGAACTCACAGCCAGGCGTGCCCCAGTCAACACTGACCCGCACAGCCTCCCTCTACAGCGGAAATGCCGGACTCACACCACCGCCCAGACAAAGCTTGTAA